GCATGCGGTGATGGGTCTCCAGGGCCGTGAGGGCCTCGTCGCACTCCCGCTCGAAGGCGGCGACCCCGTCCGCGTCGGCGGGGTGGGCGACGGCCTCCAGCGTCTCCAGCACCTCCGCCAGGCGCAGGCGCTCGTGCGGCGCGGTCGCGAAGTCCTGGAACGGGTCGCCCGCCGCGAGGCCGACCCGCCGTCCGGATGCGAGGACGATCGCGACCCCGTCCCTGTCGTGGGTGACCCTGGCGGAGATCCCGGCGTAGTCCTCCCGCAGCAGCGCGTTCAGCACCCGCGCGGCCAGGTAGTGCTCCCGGTCCGTGACCTTGCGGTGATCGCGAGCCGCCCGGATCATGTGAGCACCCAAGGATGCTCCTTCTTGAAGGCGTCGATGGCGGCGTCGACGCTCGCGCGGTCCGGGCCGGCGGCGCGGAGCAGGCCGAGGTAGTCGCGGTTGGTCCCCGTCACCTCGACATGATCGCCGATCCCGCGCAGTGCCCGGTGCCACAGCCGCACGCCGCCGTCCGTGTGAGGCGGGCAGAGGTCCGGTGGCGCGGCGGTCACCGTGCCGGACCGCTCGGCCACGAGGCTGACCACGGACCCGTACGCGGCGCGAAGGGCGTCGAAGTCGAAGGCGGAGAGCGGTTCGCCCGCGTGGACGCGCAGGATCCACTGGTGCAGGGGCACGCCGAGGAGGTCCGCCAGCAGGAAGTCGCAGTTGTCGCCGATCAGCCGATAGTTGATCTCGATGACGCGGGGGCCGTCCCGGGTCACGGCGTACTCGGTGTGGCACATCCCGAAGCCGACCCCCGCCGCGTCGAGCGCCGCGGTCAGGTGGGGCAGGTGGTCCGCGTCCGGAGGCCGCCAGTCGAGGCGCTCCTCGACGAAGTGCGGCAGCGGGCCGAGCGTGGTGGCGAACCCGCCGACGACCCGCCGGGAGGCGCCGTCGCCCAGCGTCTCCAGCGTGCGGAGCGGCCCTGCGAGGAACTCCTCCGCGACCAGGACCTCCTCCGGGCGCCGCCGCCTGATCGCCGCGACGGCGTCGGCCAGCGCCTGCCGCCCGTCCACCAGCACGACGTCCTCGCTGGCCACGCCCAGCGCGGGCTTGACCACGACCGGGTACGGCAGGGCCTCGGGGAGGTCCGCGCCGGGAGGGATCCGTACGGTCCTGACCGGTTCGACGGCGGCGAGGGCGCGGCGGGTCAGCGCCTTGTTCTTGGCGGTGACGCAGGCCCGCCAGTCCTTGCCGGGCAGGCCGAAATACTCGGCGGCGAGCGCGGTGGCGGCCTGCAGGTGGTCGGAGTTGGAGAAGATCACATCCGGCCGGTGATGGGCGGCCACCGCGTCGATGACGGCCCGGGCGTCGCGGACGTCCGCCGCCACGACGTCGTGCCCCGGATACCGATCAGGCTGGTCGGTGAGTATCGTCACGTCCCAGCCCAGCGCGGCCGCGGCGGGAAGGAACCCGCCGGTCACCGAATCGGTCGGGTTGAGCGTGGTGAGGTACAGCCGCACCGGCCCTCCATAGGTAAGGCTAACCTAAGTGAGAGCATCCTAGTCCCGACGTCGATCATTTGACGGGCGAACGCCACGGGAGGGGAGATTGCCGGGGCGGCGCCGGTGGAAGGATGACGGCGTGGAAATCGCGGACGGACTGCTCGGCCCCCTGCTCCTGGCGAGGAGCGCCATCGACCGCTCGGCGGCCCTGCGTGGCGACGAGGAATGGCTGCGGAACGCGTGGGAGGCGGACAAGACGAGAGTCTTCCTCATCCACGACGGCCGCACGCTGGTGCGCCGCTTCAGCGACGGGGCGGCCCTGATGCTCACCTCGCCGGCCGAGGCGCCG
The window above is part of the Microbispora sp. ZYX-F-249 genome. Proteins encoded here:
- a CDS encoding ATP-grasp domain-containing protein, which produces MRLYLTTLNPTDSVTGGFLPAAAALGWDVTILTDQPDRYPGHDVVAADVRDARAVIDAVAAHHRPDVIFSNSDHLQAATALAAEYFGLPGKDWRACVTAKNKALTRRALAAVEPVRTVRIPPGADLPEALPYPVVVKPALGVASEDVVLVDGRQALADAVAAIRRRRPEEVLVAEEFLAGPLRTLETLGDGASRRVVGGFATTLGPLPHFVEERLDWRPPDADHLPHLTAALDAAGVGFGMCHTEYAVTRDGPRVIEINYRLIGDNCDFLLADLLGVPLHQWILRVHAGEPLSAFDFDALRAAYGSVVSLVAERSGTVTAAPPDLCPPHTDGGVRLWHRALRGIGDHVEVTGTNRDYLGLLRAAGPDRASVDAAIDAFKKEHPWVLT